A stretch of Physeter macrocephalus isolate SW-GA chromosome 8, ASM283717v5, whole genome shotgun sequence DNA encodes these proteins:
- the MIS18A gene encoding protein Mis18-alpha, whose amino-acid sequence MAGPWSQACCKSCSSTSCACGDKGKWSNSSLLGKRLSEDSSRHQLLQKWASMWSCVSGDASVSCTERTRREEAAEPAEEEDRPLVFLCSGCRRPLGDSLSWVTSQEDTNCILLRCVSCNVSVDKEQILSKRKNENGCILETLYCAGCSLNLGYVYRCTPKNLDYKRDLFCLSVEAIESYVLGSSEKQIVSEDKELFNLESRVEIEKSLKQMEDVLKALQTKLWEVELKLPFTSCKS is encoded by the exons ATGGCGGGTCCTTGGTCTCAGGCTTGTTGCAAAAGCTGCTCCTCTACTAGCTGTGCGTGTGGCGACAAGGGCAAGTGGAGCAACTCCTCGCTCTTAGGCAAGCGGCTCTCAGAAGACTCGAGCCGCCACCAGCTGCTGCAGAAGTGGGCGAGCATGTGGAGCTGCGTGAGCGGGGACGCGTCGGTGTCCTGCACGGAAAGGACGCGGCGCGAGGAGGCTGCGGAGCCGGCGGAGGAGGAGGACAGGCCGCTGGTGTTTCTGTGCTCTGGTTGCCGGCGGCCGCTGGGCGACTCGCTGAGCTGGGTGACGAGCCAGGAAGACACCAACTGCATCCTGCTGCGCT gTGTTTCCTGTAATGTTTCTGTGGATAAGGAACAGATACTCTCCAAACgtaaaaatgaaaatggttg CATCCTGGAGACGTTGTACTGCGCAGGTTGTTCACTCAACCTCGGCTACGTATACAGGTGCACACCCAAGAATCTAGACTACAAGAGGGACTTGTTCTGCCTCAGTGTTGAAGCCATTGAAAG TTATGTTTTAGGGTCCTCTGAAAAGCAAATTGTGTCAGAAGATAAAGAGCTTTTTAATCTTGAAAGCCGAGTTGAAATAGAAAAGTCTCTGAAGCAG ATGGAAGATGTTTTGAAAGCATTGCAAACAAAGCTTTGGGAGGTTGAATTAAAGTTGCCCTTTACCAGCTGCAAAAGCTGA